From Acidobacteriota bacterium, a single genomic window includes:
- a CDS encoding ribose-phosphate pyrophosphokinase, whose product MPPILKVFFGRAHPQLGYEICEILGEEPGKVTLYNFSDGENYAQIDENVRGADVFILQPTCAPVNDNLTEMLIMLDAFKRSSASRVTAVLPYYGYARQDRKDKPRVPITSKLVADLLQAAGASRVLTMDLHAPQIQGFFDIPVDHLFAAPVMIKYLKDQGLEDLTIVSPDAGGVERARAYAKRLSATLAIVDKRRVEKNKAEVMHIIGDVDGRNVVIVDDIIDTAGTLIETAKVLANQGAKSVSAACTHAVLSGPAIQRINGSALSSVIVTNTIPTSEKEADCPKLVTLSVGNLLAEAVKRIHREDSVSSLFR is encoded by the coding sequence ATGCCCCCTATTCTCAAAGTATTCTTTGGACGCGCCCATCCTCAGCTCGGCTACGAGATCTGCGAGATCCTCGGAGAGGAGCCGGGAAAGGTCACCCTCTACAACTTTTCCGACGGCGAGAACTACGCCCAGATCGACGAGAACGTGCGCGGCGCGGACGTCTTCATCCTCCAGCCCACCTGCGCTCCGGTCAACGACAACCTGACCGAAATGCTCATCATGCTCGACGCCTTCAAGCGCTCGTCGGCGAGTCGCGTGACGGCCGTTCTCCCCTACTACGGATACGCGCGCCAGGACCGGAAGGACAAACCCCGCGTACCGATCACGTCCAAGCTCGTCGCCGACCTTCTCCAGGCAGCCGGGGCCTCGCGCGTCCTCACGATGGATCTCCACGCGCCGCAGATTCAGGGCTTCTTCGACATCCCCGTCGATCACCTCTTCGCCGCGCCGGTCATGATCAAGTACCTCAAGGACCAGGGGCTCGAGGACCTCACGATCGTCTCACCCGATGCGGGCGGCGTCGAGCGCGCCCGCGCCTACGCCAAACGCCTCTCCGCCACACTCGCCATCGTCGACAAACGCCGCGTCGAGAAGAACAAAGCCGAGGTGATGCACATCATCGGTGACGTCGACGGACGCAATGTCGTCATCGTCGACGACATCATCGATACTGCGGGAACGCTCATCGAGACCGCGAAGGTGCTCGCGAATCAGGGGGCGAAGTCCGTCTCGGCCGCGTGCACGCACGCCGTCCTGTCCGGTCCCGCCATCCAGCGGATCAACGGCTCCGCGCTGAGCTCGGTCATCGTGACCAACACGATCCCGACATCCGAGAAAGAAGCCGACTGCCCCAAGCTCGTGACTCTCTCGGTCGGCAACCTCCTCGCCGAGGCCGTCAAACGGATCCACCGGGAAGACTCGGTGTCGTCACTGTTCAGGTGA
- a CDS encoding response regulator has translation MNRSRRTYRKLLVIDDDSRLLASYQDLLVPYGFEVLTAENGKRACSVVEENPDITLVILDIVMPEMDGREWLRWLRSRQVELPVIVITGHSFDPSEAAVRPAAVLEKPFHVAELLDLVGLFCGLSVMSSLRSV, from the coding sequence ATGAACAGGTCGAGGCGAACGTACAGGAAGCTCCTCGTCATCGACGACGACTCCCGGCTTCTCGCCTCCTACCAGGACCTGCTCGTCCCCTACGGCTTCGAAGTCCTGACCGCTGAAAACGGAAAGCGTGCCTGCAGCGTCGTCGAGGAGAACCCCGACATCACGCTCGTCATCCTCGACATCGTCATGCCCGAGATGGACGGCCGCGAATGGCTTCGCTGGCTTCGATCCCGGCAGGTCGAGCTGCCGGTCATCGTGATCACCGGCCACTCCTTCGACCCCAGCGAGGCTGCCGTCCGGCCCGCCGCGGTGCTCGAAAAGCCGTTTCACGTCGCCGAGCTCCTCGATCTCGTCGGCCTCTTCTGCGGCCTGAGCGTGATGAGCAGCCTGCGATCCGTGTGA